A stretch of the Oxyura jamaicensis isolate SHBP4307 breed ruddy duck chromosome 4, BPBGC_Ojam_1.0, whole genome shotgun sequence genome encodes the following:
- the SLITRK4 gene encoding SLIT and NTRK-like protein 4 isoform X3, giving the protein MFLWLFLVLSSPLSSTTADADISVEICNVCSCVSVENVLYVNCEKVAVYRPNQLKPPWSNFYHLNFQNNLLIILYPNTFLNFTHAVSLQLGNNKLQNIEGGAFMGLSALKQLHLNNNELKILRADTFLGIENLEYLQADYNLIKFIERGAFNKLHKLKVLILNDNLISFLPDNIFRFASLTHLDIRGNRIQKLPYIGVLEHIGRIVELQLEDNPWNCTCDLLPLKAWLENMPYNIYIGEAICETPSDLYGRLLKETNKQELCSMGTGSDFDVRVLPPSQLEPGYSTPNGHTTQTSVHRLVTKPPKTTNPSKISGIVAGKALSNRNLSQIVSYQTRVPPLTPCPVPCVCKTHPSDLGLSVNCQERNIESMAELLPKPLNAKKLHVNGNYIKDVDTTDFIEFEGLDLLHLGSNRISVIKGEVFRNLTNLRRLYLNGNQIERLSPEMFAGLHNLQYLYLEYNVIKEILAGTFDLMPNLQLLYLNNNLLRSLPAYIFTGAPLARLNLRNNHFMYLPVSGVLDQLKSLTQIDLEGNPWDCTCDLVALKLWLEKLNEGIVVKELKCETPVQFANIELKSLKNEILCPKLLNKPSALFTSPVPAVSFTTPLGPVRSPPGGPVPLSILILSILVVLILTVFVAFCLLVFVLRRNKKPTVKHEGIGNQECSSMQLQLRKHDHKSNKKDGLGAEAFIPQTIEQMSKSHTCGLKESETGFTFADPPGQKVILRNINDKEKDLLHVDTRKRLSTIDELDELFPGRDSNVFIQNFLESKKEYNSIGVSGFEIRYPEKQQDKKNKKSLIGGNHSKIVVEQRKSEYFELKAKLQGSPDYLQVLEEQTALNKI; this is encoded by the coding sequence ATGTTTCTGTGGCTCTTTCTGGTTCTGTCATCTCCACTTTCTTCTACAACTGCAGATGCTGATATATCTGTGGAAATTTGCAATGTTTGCTCCTGTGTGTCAGTTGAGAATGTACTTTATGTCAACTGTGAGAAGGTTGCAGTCTACAGACCAAATCAGCTTAAACCACCATGGTCTAATTTTTACCACCTGAACTTTCAAAACAACCTGCTAATTATTCTATATCCAAATACCTTTCTTAATTTCACACATGCAGTGTCCTTGCAATTGGGTAATAATAAGTTACAGAACATTGAGGGAGGGGCCTTTATGGGTCTTAGTGCATTAAAACAGTTGCACTTGAACAACAATGAATTAAAGATTCTCCGAGCTGACACTTTCCTGGGCATAGAGAACTTGGAGTATCTCCAAGCTGACTACAATTTAATCAAGTTTATTGAACGGGGAGCCTTTAATAAGCTTCACAAGCTGAAAGTCCTCATCCTTAATGACAATCTGATTTCATTCCTTCCCGATAATATTTTTCGATTTGCTTCTCTAACCCATCTGGATATACGAGGGAATCGAATACAGAAGCTTCCATACATTGGAGTCCTGGAACACATCGGGCGAATTGTCGAATTACAGCTGGAAGACAACCCCTGGAATTGTACTTGCGATTTGTTGCCCTTGAAAGCATGGCTGGAGAACATGCCCTATAATATATACATTGGAGAAGCTATCTGTGAAACTCCCAGTGACTTGTATGGAAGGTTGCTGAAAGAAACCAACAAGCAAGAGTTGTGCTCCATGGGGACAGGGAGTGATTTTGATGTGCGTGTTCTACCTCCCTCGCAGCTGGAGCCTGGTTACAGCACACCAAATGGCCACACCACTCAAACATCAGTGCACAGATTAGTCACAAAGCCGCCGAAGACTACAAATCCTTCGAAGATCTCGGGAATAGTAGCAGGCAAAGCACTGTCTAATCGCAATCTCAGTCAAATTGTATCTTATCAGACCAGGGTGCCTCCTTTAACTCCTTGCCCAGTCCCCTGTGTTTGCAAAACACATCCTTCAGACTTGGGATTAAGTGTAAATTGCCAAGAAAGAAATATAGAGTCGATGGCTGAACTCCTACCAAAACCTTTAAATGCCAAGAAACTGCATGTAAATGGCAACTATATTAAGGATGTGGACACTACAGATTTCATTGAGTTTGAGGGGCTGGATTTACTACATTTAGGCAGCAATCGGATTTCGGTGATCAAAGGAGAAGTTTTCCGCAACCTTACAAATTTACGGAGATTGTATCTCAATGGCAATCAGATTGAGCGTCTGAGCCCAGAAATGTTTGCTGGCCTCCACAACTTGCAGTATCTGTATTTGGAATACAATGTCATCAAAGAAATCTTAGCAGGCACCTTTGACTTGATGCCAAATTTGCAGTTGCTCTACCTGAACAACAATCTTCTACGCAGCTTGCCAGCATACATTTTTACTGGGGCACCACTAGCCAGGCTGAATCTGAGGAATAATCATTTCATGTACTTACCTGTAAGTGGTGTTCTTGATCAGCTAAAATCTCTTACACAAATTGATTTGGAAGGTAATCCGTGGGACTGCACTTGTGATTTAGTTGCTTTAAAACTGTGGCTTGAAAAACTAAATGAAGGTATTGTGGTGAaggaattaaaatgtgaaacacCTGTACAGTTTGCTAACATTGAACTTAAGTCTCTGAAAAATGAGATCCTCTGTCCTAAACTTTTAAACAAACCATCTGCTCTGTTCACTAGTCCTGTGCCCGCTGTCTCTTTTACTACACCACTGGGACCAGTTCGGAGTCCTCCTGGTGGCCCAGTTCCATTGTCCATCCTAATCTTAAGCATATTAGTTGTGCTTATTTTAACagtgtttgttgctttttgtcttcttgttttTGTGCTTCGTCGCAACAAAAAACCAACTGTAAAGCATGAAGGAATTGGAAATCAAGAATGCAGTTCTATGCAACTGCAGCTAAGAAAGCATGATCACAagtcaaacaaaaaagatggaCTAGGCGCAGAGGCCTTCATTCCTCAAACCATTGAGCAGATGAGTAAAAGTCATACTTGTGGCTTAAAAGAGTCTGAAACGGGCTTCACGTTTGCTGATCCACCAGGGCAAAAAGTCATTCTGAGAAATATTAATGACAAGGAGAAGGATTTATTACATGTGGACACAAGAAAAAGACTTAGCACAATCGATGAACTGGACGAGTTATTCCCTGGGAGGGATTCAAACgtatttattcaaaatttcCTTGAAAGTAAAAAAGAATACAACAGCATAGGGGTCAGTGGCTTTGAAATACGTTACCCAGAGAaacaacaagacaaaaaaaacaagaaatctCTAATAGGTGGTAATCATAGTAAAATTGTAGTAGAACAAAGGAAAAGTGAATATTTTGAACTAAAAGCTAAACTTCAAGGTTCACCTGACTACCTACAAGTCCTTGAAGAACAAACCgctttgaataaaatatag
- the SLITRK4 gene encoding SLIT and NTRK-like protein 4 isoform X1 yields the protein MRRSSPGYRSAGQCLLSAPGAAGGCWPRGRGAPRSCRRGDLEGRAAERGGAAATPGRRDSLSLFRSLRLLADHKKMFLWLFLVLSSPLSSTTADADISVEICNVCSCVSVENVLYVNCEKVAVYRPNQLKPPWSNFYHLNFQNNLLIILYPNTFLNFTHAVSLQLGNNKLQNIEGGAFMGLSALKQLHLNNNELKILRADTFLGIENLEYLQADYNLIKFIERGAFNKLHKLKVLILNDNLISFLPDNIFRFASLTHLDIRGNRIQKLPYIGVLEHIGRIVELQLEDNPWNCTCDLLPLKAWLENMPYNIYIGEAICETPSDLYGRLLKETNKQELCSMGTGSDFDVRVLPPSQLEPGYSTPNGHTTQTSVHRLVTKPPKTTNPSKISGIVAGKALSNRNLSQIVSYQTRVPPLTPCPVPCVCKTHPSDLGLSVNCQERNIESMAELLPKPLNAKKLHVNGNYIKDVDTTDFIEFEGLDLLHLGSNRISVIKGEVFRNLTNLRRLYLNGNQIERLSPEMFAGLHNLQYLYLEYNVIKEILAGTFDLMPNLQLLYLNNNLLRSLPAYIFTGAPLARLNLRNNHFMYLPVSGVLDQLKSLTQIDLEGNPWDCTCDLVALKLWLEKLNEGIVVKELKCETPVQFANIELKSLKNEILCPKLLNKPSALFTSPVPAVSFTTPLGPVRSPPGGPVPLSILILSILVVLILTVFVAFCLLVFVLRRNKKPTVKHEGIGNQECSSMQLQLRKHDHKSNKKDGLGAEAFIPQTIEQMSKSHTCGLKESETGFTFADPPGQKVILRNINDKEKDLLHVDTRKRLSTIDELDELFPGRDSNVFIQNFLESKKEYNSIGVSGFEIRYPEKQQDKKNKKSLIGGNHSKIVVEQRKSEYFELKAKLQGSPDYLQVLEEQTALNKI from the exons ATGCGGCGGAGCTCGCCGGGCTACCGCAGCGCCGGGCAGTGCCTCCTCTCCGCACCCGGCGCCGCCGGGGGGTGCTGGCcccgggggaggggggctccGCGGAGCTGCCGGCGGGGAGACCTCGAGGGGAGAGCAgcggagcgcggcggggccgcggcgaCCCCCGGCCGCCGAG aTTCTTTATCTTTGTTCAGGAGCCTAAGGTTGCTTGCTGATCACAAGAAGATGTTTCTGTGGCTCTTTCTGGTTCTGTCATCTCCACTTTCTTCTACAACTGCAGATGCTGATATATCTGTGGAAATTTGCAATGTTTGCTCCTGTGTGTCAGTTGAGAATGTACTTTATGTCAACTGTGAGAAGGTTGCAGTCTACAGACCAAATCAGCTTAAACCACCATGGTCTAATTTTTACCACCTGAACTTTCAAAACAACCTGCTAATTATTCTATATCCAAATACCTTTCTTAATTTCACACATGCAGTGTCCTTGCAATTGGGTAATAATAAGTTACAGAACATTGAGGGAGGGGCCTTTATGGGTCTTAGTGCATTAAAACAGTTGCACTTGAACAACAATGAATTAAAGATTCTCCGAGCTGACACTTTCCTGGGCATAGAGAACTTGGAGTATCTCCAAGCTGACTACAATTTAATCAAGTTTATTGAACGGGGAGCCTTTAATAAGCTTCACAAGCTGAAAGTCCTCATCCTTAATGACAATCTGATTTCATTCCTTCCCGATAATATTTTTCGATTTGCTTCTCTAACCCATCTGGATATACGAGGGAATCGAATACAGAAGCTTCCATACATTGGAGTCCTGGAACACATCGGGCGAATTGTCGAATTACAGCTGGAAGACAACCCCTGGAATTGTACTTGCGATTTGTTGCCCTTGAAAGCATGGCTGGAGAACATGCCCTATAATATATACATTGGAGAAGCTATCTGTGAAACTCCCAGTGACTTGTATGGAAGGTTGCTGAAAGAAACCAACAAGCAAGAGTTGTGCTCCATGGGGACAGGGAGTGATTTTGATGTGCGTGTTCTACCTCCCTCGCAGCTGGAGCCTGGTTACAGCACACCAAATGGCCACACCACTCAAACATCAGTGCACAGATTAGTCACAAAGCCGCCGAAGACTACAAATCCTTCGAAGATCTCGGGAATAGTAGCAGGCAAAGCACTGTCTAATCGCAATCTCAGTCAAATTGTATCTTATCAGACCAGGGTGCCTCCTTTAACTCCTTGCCCAGTCCCCTGTGTTTGCAAAACACATCCTTCAGACTTGGGATTAAGTGTAAATTGCCAAGAAAGAAATATAGAGTCGATGGCTGAACTCCTACCAAAACCTTTAAATGCCAAGAAACTGCATGTAAATGGCAACTATATTAAGGATGTGGACACTACAGATTTCATTGAGTTTGAGGGGCTGGATTTACTACATTTAGGCAGCAATCGGATTTCGGTGATCAAAGGAGAAGTTTTCCGCAACCTTACAAATTTACGGAGATTGTATCTCAATGGCAATCAGATTGAGCGTCTGAGCCCAGAAATGTTTGCTGGCCTCCACAACTTGCAGTATCTGTATTTGGAATACAATGTCATCAAAGAAATCTTAGCAGGCACCTTTGACTTGATGCCAAATTTGCAGTTGCTCTACCTGAACAACAATCTTCTACGCAGCTTGCCAGCATACATTTTTACTGGGGCACCACTAGCCAGGCTGAATCTGAGGAATAATCATTTCATGTACTTACCTGTAAGTGGTGTTCTTGATCAGCTAAAATCTCTTACACAAATTGATTTGGAAGGTAATCCGTGGGACTGCACTTGTGATTTAGTTGCTTTAAAACTGTGGCTTGAAAAACTAAATGAAGGTATTGTGGTGAaggaattaaaatgtgaaacacCTGTACAGTTTGCTAACATTGAACTTAAGTCTCTGAAAAATGAGATCCTCTGTCCTAAACTTTTAAACAAACCATCTGCTCTGTTCACTAGTCCTGTGCCCGCTGTCTCTTTTACTACACCACTGGGACCAGTTCGGAGTCCTCCTGGTGGCCCAGTTCCATTGTCCATCCTAATCTTAAGCATATTAGTTGTGCTTATTTTAACagtgtttgttgctttttgtcttcttgttttTGTGCTTCGTCGCAACAAAAAACCAACTGTAAAGCATGAAGGAATTGGAAATCAAGAATGCAGTTCTATGCAACTGCAGCTAAGAAAGCATGATCACAagtcaaacaaaaaagatggaCTAGGCGCAGAGGCCTTCATTCCTCAAACCATTGAGCAGATGAGTAAAAGTCATACTTGTGGCTTAAAAGAGTCTGAAACGGGCTTCACGTTTGCTGATCCACCAGGGCAAAAAGTCATTCTGAGAAATATTAATGACAAGGAGAAGGATTTATTACATGTGGACACAAGAAAAAGACTTAGCACAATCGATGAACTGGACGAGTTATTCCCTGGGAGGGATTCAAACgtatttattcaaaatttcCTTGAAAGTAAAAAAGAATACAACAGCATAGGGGTCAGTGGCTTTGAAATACGTTACCCAGAGAaacaacaagacaaaaaaaacaagaaatctCTAATAGGTGGTAATCATAGTAAAATTGTAGTAGAACAAAGGAAAAGTGAATATTTTGAACTAAAAGCTAAACTTCAAGGTTCACCTGACTACCTACAAGTCCTTGAAGAACAAACCgctttgaataaaatatag
- the SLITRK4 gene encoding SLIT and NTRK-like protein 4 isoform X2: protein MNVLRAGLCKDSLSLFRSLRLLADHKKMFLWLFLVLSSPLSSTTADADISVEICNVCSCVSVENVLYVNCEKVAVYRPNQLKPPWSNFYHLNFQNNLLIILYPNTFLNFTHAVSLQLGNNKLQNIEGGAFMGLSALKQLHLNNNELKILRADTFLGIENLEYLQADYNLIKFIERGAFNKLHKLKVLILNDNLISFLPDNIFRFASLTHLDIRGNRIQKLPYIGVLEHIGRIVELQLEDNPWNCTCDLLPLKAWLENMPYNIYIGEAICETPSDLYGRLLKETNKQELCSMGTGSDFDVRVLPPSQLEPGYSTPNGHTTQTSVHRLVTKPPKTTNPSKISGIVAGKALSNRNLSQIVSYQTRVPPLTPCPVPCVCKTHPSDLGLSVNCQERNIESMAELLPKPLNAKKLHVNGNYIKDVDTTDFIEFEGLDLLHLGSNRISVIKGEVFRNLTNLRRLYLNGNQIERLSPEMFAGLHNLQYLYLEYNVIKEILAGTFDLMPNLQLLYLNNNLLRSLPAYIFTGAPLARLNLRNNHFMYLPVSGVLDQLKSLTQIDLEGNPWDCTCDLVALKLWLEKLNEGIVVKELKCETPVQFANIELKSLKNEILCPKLLNKPSALFTSPVPAVSFTTPLGPVRSPPGGPVPLSILILSILVVLILTVFVAFCLLVFVLRRNKKPTVKHEGIGNQECSSMQLQLRKHDHKSNKKDGLGAEAFIPQTIEQMSKSHTCGLKESETGFTFADPPGQKVILRNINDKEKDLLHVDTRKRLSTIDELDELFPGRDSNVFIQNFLESKKEYNSIGVSGFEIRYPEKQQDKKNKKSLIGGNHSKIVVEQRKSEYFELKAKLQGSPDYLQVLEEQTALNKI from the exons ATGAATGTGCTGCGGGCTGGACTTTGCAAAG aTTCTTTATCTTTGTTCAGGAGCCTAAGGTTGCTTGCTGATCACAAGAAGATGTTTCTGTGGCTCTTTCTGGTTCTGTCATCTCCACTTTCTTCTACAACTGCAGATGCTGATATATCTGTGGAAATTTGCAATGTTTGCTCCTGTGTGTCAGTTGAGAATGTACTTTATGTCAACTGTGAGAAGGTTGCAGTCTACAGACCAAATCAGCTTAAACCACCATGGTCTAATTTTTACCACCTGAACTTTCAAAACAACCTGCTAATTATTCTATATCCAAATACCTTTCTTAATTTCACACATGCAGTGTCCTTGCAATTGGGTAATAATAAGTTACAGAACATTGAGGGAGGGGCCTTTATGGGTCTTAGTGCATTAAAACAGTTGCACTTGAACAACAATGAATTAAAGATTCTCCGAGCTGACACTTTCCTGGGCATAGAGAACTTGGAGTATCTCCAAGCTGACTACAATTTAATCAAGTTTATTGAACGGGGAGCCTTTAATAAGCTTCACAAGCTGAAAGTCCTCATCCTTAATGACAATCTGATTTCATTCCTTCCCGATAATATTTTTCGATTTGCTTCTCTAACCCATCTGGATATACGAGGGAATCGAATACAGAAGCTTCCATACATTGGAGTCCTGGAACACATCGGGCGAATTGTCGAATTACAGCTGGAAGACAACCCCTGGAATTGTACTTGCGATTTGTTGCCCTTGAAAGCATGGCTGGAGAACATGCCCTATAATATATACATTGGAGAAGCTATCTGTGAAACTCCCAGTGACTTGTATGGAAGGTTGCTGAAAGAAACCAACAAGCAAGAGTTGTGCTCCATGGGGACAGGGAGTGATTTTGATGTGCGTGTTCTACCTCCCTCGCAGCTGGAGCCTGGTTACAGCACACCAAATGGCCACACCACTCAAACATCAGTGCACAGATTAGTCACAAAGCCGCCGAAGACTACAAATCCTTCGAAGATCTCGGGAATAGTAGCAGGCAAAGCACTGTCTAATCGCAATCTCAGTCAAATTGTATCTTATCAGACCAGGGTGCCTCCTTTAACTCCTTGCCCAGTCCCCTGTGTTTGCAAAACACATCCTTCAGACTTGGGATTAAGTGTAAATTGCCAAGAAAGAAATATAGAGTCGATGGCTGAACTCCTACCAAAACCTTTAAATGCCAAGAAACTGCATGTAAATGGCAACTATATTAAGGATGTGGACACTACAGATTTCATTGAGTTTGAGGGGCTGGATTTACTACATTTAGGCAGCAATCGGATTTCGGTGATCAAAGGAGAAGTTTTCCGCAACCTTACAAATTTACGGAGATTGTATCTCAATGGCAATCAGATTGAGCGTCTGAGCCCAGAAATGTTTGCTGGCCTCCACAACTTGCAGTATCTGTATTTGGAATACAATGTCATCAAAGAAATCTTAGCAGGCACCTTTGACTTGATGCCAAATTTGCAGTTGCTCTACCTGAACAACAATCTTCTACGCAGCTTGCCAGCATACATTTTTACTGGGGCACCACTAGCCAGGCTGAATCTGAGGAATAATCATTTCATGTACTTACCTGTAAGTGGTGTTCTTGATCAGCTAAAATCTCTTACACAAATTGATTTGGAAGGTAATCCGTGGGACTGCACTTGTGATTTAGTTGCTTTAAAACTGTGGCTTGAAAAACTAAATGAAGGTATTGTGGTGAaggaattaaaatgtgaaacacCTGTACAGTTTGCTAACATTGAACTTAAGTCTCTGAAAAATGAGATCCTCTGTCCTAAACTTTTAAACAAACCATCTGCTCTGTTCACTAGTCCTGTGCCCGCTGTCTCTTTTACTACACCACTGGGACCAGTTCGGAGTCCTCCTGGTGGCCCAGTTCCATTGTCCATCCTAATCTTAAGCATATTAGTTGTGCTTATTTTAACagtgtttgttgctttttgtcttcttgttttTGTGCTTCGTCGCAACAAAAAACCAACTGTAAAGCATGAAGGAATTGGAAATCAAGAATGCAGTTCTATGCAACTGCAGCTAAGAAAGCATGATCACAagtcaaacaaaaaagatggaCTAGGCGCAGAGGCCTTCATTCCTCAAACCATTGAGCAGATGAGTAAAAGTCATACTTGTGGCTTAAAAGAGTCTGAAACGGGCTTCACGTTTGCTGATCCACCAGGGCAAAAAGTCATTCTGAGAAATATTAATGACAAGGAGAAGGATTTATTACATGTGGACACAAGAAAAAGACTTAGCACAATCGATGAACTGGACGAGTTATTCCCTGGGAGGGATTCAAACgtatttattcaaaatttcCTTGAAAGTAAAAAAGAATACAACAGCATAGGGGTCAGTGGCTTTGAAATACGTTACCCAGAGAaacaacaagacaaaaaaaacaagaaatctCTAATAGGTGGTAATCATAGTAAAATTGTAGTAGAACAAAGGAAAAGTGAATATTTTGAACTAAAAGCTAAACTTCAAGGTTCACCTGACTACCTACAAGTCCTTGAAGAACAAACCgctttgaataaaatatag